From a single Nicotiana tomentosiformis chromosome 2, ASM39032v3, whole genome shotgun sequence genomic region:
- the LOC138905958 gene encoding uncharacterized mitochondrial protein AtMg00860-like yields MPTDKYIDFGIDLALTELKKLKEQLQELLDKGLIRPSVSPWGEPILFVKKKDVFIDDILVYSRSQADHEHHLRIVLQTLKNKKLYAEFSKCEFWLDYVALLEHMVSSEGIKEDPKNIEAVQNLPRPSLATEIRSFLSLAGYYRCFMEGFSSIAAPLTRLTKKGAPFRWSNEYEENCFQ; encoded by the exons atgccaacCGATAAgtacattgattttggtattgatctggcACTAAcagagttgaagaaattgaaagaacagcttcaggagctacttgataagggaCTCATTAGGCCTagcgtgtcgccttggggtgaaccaattttgtttgtgaagaagaaggatg tattcattgatgatatactagTGTACTCACGCAGCCAGGCGGATCACGAAcatcatctgaggattgtactccagacgttgaagaataagaagctttatgctgaattctccaagtgtgagttttggcttgattatGTGGCGCTCTTGGAGcacatggtgtctagtgaggggatcaaggaaGATCCGAAGAacattgaggcagttcagaatttgCCCAGACCATCTTTAGCTActgagatccgtagtttccttagtttggccggatattatcgctgttttatggagggtttctcgtccattgctgcacctttgactagattgaccaagaagggtgccccattcaggtggtctaatGAGTATGAAGAGAAttgtttccaataa